The Nitrospirales bacterium genome includes a window with the following:
- a CDS encoding NAD-dependent malic enzyme — MYYSETFPPPSAIDTGFISKDFSSMTPEILNRRKRKGVSAVDSGPYSNYRMAVRLELAQQPGVFAQLATALAEEGASVGAVDLISATKTTVIRDVTFDAQSEEHGDRVLKRLHALPDVTVIAASDNIFMMHLGGKIRVDSKFPIKTRNTLSMVYTPGVGRVVKAIAEDHNKAYTFTSKQNSIAVVTDGSAILGLGNLGPEAALPVMEGKVMLLHQFANIDAWPLCLSTQDPDEIVQTVLAIAPGFGGINLEDISAPRCFEIERRLRDRLEIPLMHDDQHGTAVVILAALLNALKVTKRRLNQVKIVVVGLGAAGTACTKLLIQAGATSILGCDKNGLVLDQPINILRECCQDLHTQIHYDRPTGTLQDALEDAHVVIGLSSKNVLTPQDLAMMAKDSIVFALANPDPEISPQDATPYCQVYASGRSDYPNQCNNLLAFPGIFRGALNVQAKTINEAMLLAASQALANLVPSSALNEEYIIPSVFDKKVVSHVAKAVAKAAVEHNVARRQMKQ, encoded by the coding sequence ATGTACTATAGTGAGACCTTTCCTCCCCCATCCGCGATCGATACCGGCTTTATTTCCAAGGATTTTTCCTCCATGACGCCTGAAATCCTGAATCGCCGAAAACGAAAAGGAGTCTCAGCCGTAGATAGCGGGCCCTATTCAAACTATCGCATGGCCGTTCGATTGGAATTAGCACAACAACCCGGCGTGTTCGCTCAACTGGCGACGGCTCTCGCAGAAGAAGGGGCCAGTGTTGGGGCCGTCGACCTGATCTCAGCCACGAAAACCACCGTCATTCGGGACGTGACGTTTGACGCTCAAAGCGAAGAACATGGCGATCGAGTGCTGAAACGGTTGCATGCCTTGCCAGACGTGACCGTCATCGCCGCATCTGACAATATTTTCATGATGCATCTTGGCGGAAAGATACGCGTCGACAGTAAATTTCCGATCAAGACCCGAAATACCCTTTCTATGGTGTATACCCCAGGCGTTGGCCGGGTCGTCAAAGCCATCGCCGAAGACCACAACAAAGCGTACACCTTTACGAGTAAACAGAACAGCATCGCCGTCGTCACCGACGGATCAGCTATTTTGGGATTGGGCAATCTCGGTCCAGAAGCGGCACTACCAGTGATGGAGGGCAAAGTCATGCTGTTGCATCAATTTGCGAACATTGATGCCTGGCCTCTTTGCCTGAGTACGCAGGACCCTGATGAGATCGTTCAAACTGTCCTCGCGATCGCACCGGGCTTCGGCGGAATTAATCTGGAAGATATCAGCGCTCCTCGCTGTTTCGAAATCGAACGCCGCCTCCGCGATCGATTAGAGATTCCCTTGATGCATGACGATCAACATGGGACTGCCGTCGTTATACTGGCCGCGCTGTTGAATGCGCTCAAAGTCACCAAACGGCGACTCAATCAAGTAAAGATCGTGGTGGTAGGGCTGGGGGCCGCAGGGACCGCTTGTACGAAATTATTGATTCAAGCTGGAGCCACTTCGATCCTCGGGTGCGATAAGAACGGTCTTGTCCTTGATCAGCCCATTAACATCCTGCGGGAGTGTTGTCAGGACCTCCATACACAGATTCACTACGACCGTCCTACTGGAACACTCCAGGACGCCCTGGAAGACGCACATGTCGTGATTGGCCTCTCCAGCAAGAATGTCTTGACCCCACAAGACCTCGCAATGATGGCCAAGGATTCAATCGTCTTTGCCCTGGCGAACCCAGACCCTGAGATTTCCCCACAGGACGCCACCCCCTACTGCCAAGTCTATGCTAGCGGTCGGTCGGATTACCCCAATCAATGTAATAATTTACTGGCTTTTCCTGGAATTTTTCGTGGAGCGCTGAACGTGCAAGCCAAAACGATCAATGAAGCCATGCTGCTCGCGGCCTCACAGGCTCTGGCCAATCTCGTGCCTTCTTCTGCACTTAATGAAGAATACATCATTCCGAGCGTGTTTGATAAAAAGGTCGTCTCGCATGTCGCCAAGGCAGTCGCCAAAGCCGCAGTGGAACACAATGTGGCACGGAGACAGATGAAACAGTGA
- a CDS encoding response regulator, protein MSESKSAGMFSGRDSQGLVLVVDDEPDVRKVVRMTLEKAGYEVIEAEDGAQAIETMKKDENSMLLSLIITDIRMPNMNGIDVINYYKKEWPSVPLIVLTGFPDMEMATSMLKHGIVDYLVKPVEAEKLRSAVAQAMEQRQVRGF, encoded by the coding sequence ATGTCTGAATCCAAATCTGCCGGGATGTTTAGTGGGCGAGACTCTCAAGGACTTGTCCTTGTGGTCGATGACGAACCCGATGTCAGGAAGGTCGTGCGAATGACGTTGGAAAAGGCCGGATATGAGGTGATCGAGGCCGAAGATGGCGCACAAGCCATTGAAACGATGAAAAAAGATGAGAACTCAATGTTGTTGAGCCTGATTATCACGGATATTCGCATGCCCAACATGAACGGAATCGATGTGATCAATTACTACAAAAAGGAATGGCCAAGCGTACCATTGATCGTTCTCACAGGATTTCCTGACATGGAGATGGCCACATCCATGCTCAAACATGGCATCGTCGATTATCTGGTCAAACCAGTCGAAGCCGAAAAACTTCGATCTGCCGTCGCTCAAGCCATGGAACAACGGCAAGTTCGAGGATTTTAG
- a CDS encoding ATP-binding protein — MAPDHAQEKVEQAKRGLKRKLILSMLLVGALPLIIGLVMAFLQGTKEIREVSGMSFQALASETARKIDLILNEELAQTMQIATDVTIIHTLETRRDEIAGYTDEDLRDLIAQETQAWDQKDPAFIQGLTENELVTILRRYYGGSYVDPGHPIPVVTRSATLGLFITDIAGRVVATLNTDTSYAHAQNTWWKGAYKNGVGQPYIGNLTFHPNLDAYIFTLSLPIMDSIRYQVVGILHRVYESKEFFAPSIETIRFGKTGHVMLIDGHGKVMSCPILPTGTSLSDPRLLPLVTPMHNGWTAAPSDGHGGVRSSIIGYAPLPSTSRITMASTGTGWHMFVWQSSEELFAPIEHLFTWISVFGLLSIALLASLGAVAAGRIVTPIRRLQEAAKGIGRGQWQEPISIQTNDELEELADEMNRMNQQLASTFKGLESEVELKSQEVLYLQESTAQILDSVPDPVIMLDQSQRIQYMNRASREALALTTNGHVEHQSLFDVLKTDPSTTKKLSEEFHMQYIHSGDDATPLDAPRATTEANFRDPLQQHSDESSPSDGQAFHLNNQIYRYEWFTVKARPGQNLGVGLVFRDMTKESCLQDRLIKEEKLASLGVLSAGIGHELNNPLVGVIGLGEAIQQEESLTQIKEYAGSIVRHGQRMAAIIKDFTGLATSQLKEQATPVNINEELDQALHSLKQSHETASLDIQSTYQSLPSFKANPQELRQAFINIFTNAAQAMNGEGTLRISTQFKDNVIQITIDDTGPGIPRTQLSKIFDPFFTTKQQGKGAGLGLTIARRIIQQYNGQIHVTSQENQGTTCLITFPYQSKETAPTQEESS; from the coding sequence ATGGCGCCTGACCACGCACAGGAAAAAGTCGAGCAGGCGAAGCGCGGGCTGAAACGCAAGCTCATCCTGTCAATGCTCCTCGTTGGCGCCCTCCCGCTCATCATCGGCCTGGTCATGGCCTTCCTACAGGGAACGAAAGAAATCCGAGAAGTCAGCGGCATGAGCTTTCAGGCCCTGGCCTCTGAAACAGCAAGGAAAATCGATTTAATCCTCAACGAGGAGCTTGCCCAAACGATGCAGATCGCGACGGACGTCACGATCATCCATACACTCGAAACACGCCGTGATGAGATTGCTGGCTATACGGATGAAGACCTTCGCGATCTCATCGCTCAAGAAACACAAGCTTGGGATCAGAAGGATCCGGCATTCATTCAAGGCCTGACAGAAAACGAACTGGTTACAATCCTTCGACGATACTATGGCGGTTCCTATGTTGACCCCGGACATCCCATTCCTGTCGTCACACGTTCAGCGACCCTCGGGCTTTTCATCACCGATATCGCTGGACGAGTCGTCGCCACCTTGAACACCGATACCTCCTACGCTCACGCCCAGAACACTTGGTGGAAAGGAGCGTATAAAAATGGGGTGGGCCAGCCTTACATCGGGAACTTGACCTTTCATCCAAACTTGGACGCGTATATCTTTACGCTTTCGTTACCCATCATGGACAGCATCCGTTATCAAGTCGTTGGAATTTTGCACCGGGTCTACGAGTCCAAAGAATTTTTTGCCCCCTCAATCGAGACGATTCGGTTTGGAAAAACTGGTCACGTCATGTTGATCGACGGGCATGGCAAAGTCATGAGTTGTCCCATTTTACCCACAGGCACTTCTCTCAGCGACCCCAGACTTCTTCCGCTCGTCACTCCTATGCATAATGGATGGACAGCCGCTCCGAGCGATGGGCATGGCGGAGTCCGTTCTTCGATTATCGGCTATGCCCCCCTTCCTTCAACCAGCCGCATCACCATGGCCTCAACCGGGACGGGGTGGCATATGTTTGTGTGGCAATCATCTGAAGAGCTCTTTGCTCCAATCGAACACCTGTTTACCTGGATCTCCGTTTTTGGACTGCTTTCTATCGCGTTGCTCGCTTCGTTGGGAGCAGTGGCGGCCGGTCGAATCGTCACCCCCATTCGCCGGCTCCAAGAGGCGGCCAAAGGTATCGGGCGCGGACAATGGCAAGAACCCATCAGCATTCAAACGAATGACGAACTCGAGGAACTCGCTGACGAAATGAACCGGATGAATCAACAATTGGCCTCAACATTTAAAGGCCTTGAGAGTGAAGTGGAATTAAAATCACAAGAAGTTCTGTATCTTCAAGAGTCGACCGCACAGATCCTCGATAGTGTCCCAGACCCCGTGATTATGTTGGATCAATCACAACGTATCCAGTATATGAACCGGGCTTCCAGGGAAGCCCTCGCTCTCACGACCAACGGTCACGTTGAACATCAATCACTCTTTGATGTCCTGAAGACTGACCCTTCTACGACGAAAAAACTCAGCGAAGAATTTCATATGCAATATATACACTCCGGGGATGACGCCACTCCACTCGATGCTCCACGTGCAACCACCGAAGCAAATTTCAGAGATCCTCTTCAACAACACTCAGACGAGAGCTCACCCTCAGATGGGCAGGCGTTTCACCTCAACAATCAAATCTATCGGTATGAATGGTTCACGGTAAAAGCAAGGCCGGGGCAAAACCTCGGCGTCGGACTGGTCTTTCGAGATATGACGAAAGAAAGCTGTCTGCAAGACCGTCTCATCAAAGAAGAAAAGCTTGCCAGCTTAGGAGTCTTGAGCGCAGGGATTGGGCATGAACTCAACAACCCCCTCGTCGGAGTCATCGGACTCGGGGAAGCCATCCAGCAGGAAGAGAGCCTCACGCAAATTAAAGAATACGCGGGGAGTATCGTGCGGCATGGACAGAGAATGGCGGCCATCATCAAAGATTTTACAGGATTGGCCACCTCACAATTGAAAGAACAGGCCACTCCGGTCAACATCAATGAGGAACTAGACCAGGCCCTTCATTCCCTCAAACAATCGCATGAAACTGCATCTTTAGACATTCAGTCCACGTACCAGTCTCTTCCATCGTTCAAGGCCAATCCACAGGAATTACGTCAAGCCTTCATCAACATTTTCACCAATGCCGCCCAGGCCATGAACGGAGAGGGAACCCTCCGTATTTCCACACAGTTCAAAGATAATGTGATACAGATCACGATAGATGACACGGGACCTGGCATCCCACGAACCCAACTTTCCAAGATTTTCGATCCATTTTTCACCACGAAACAACAGGGTAAGGGGGCTGGACTGGGCCTCACCATTGCCCGTCGGATTATCCAACAATACAACGGACAAATCCATGTCACCAGCCAGGAGAATCAAGGCACGACGTGTCTGATCACCTTTCCCTACCAATCCAAAGAAACAGCACCGACTCAGGAGGAATCATCGTGA
- the rfbD gene encoding dTDP-4-dehydrorhamnose reductase produces the protein MRVLVVGATGQLGQALQDELRVRHVIAYDRQRLDITNRAVTRRVIEQAKPDVVINAAAYTRVDQAESDHDTAYRVNALGPQNLALATASLDIPLLHVSTDYVFDGTQEFPYHEFDRPNPTSVYGKSKLAGEEIVRATTQRHFIVRTAWLYHTRGQNFPKTIYGLAQQSQVRVVSDQWGSPTYAPHLARAINTLLDTEAYGTFHLAGSGGTSWYGFTQELFQRLGVQAEVSPVVTTEFPRPAPRPAYAILTTLQDPSIILPPWQEGVAEFAKAFGNNRSLTTI, from the coding sequence ATGAGGGTATTGGTTGTTGGCGCGACAGGACAATTAGGCCAGGCACTCCAGGATGAGTTACGTGTTCGCCACGTTATCGCGTATGACCGTCAACGCCTGGATATCACGAATCGTGCCGTCACGAGGCGAGTCATCGAGCAAGCAAAGCCTGATGTGGTGATCAATGCCGCCGCGTATACCCGAGTGGACCAGGCAGAATCTGACCATGATACCGCGTATCGGGTGAATGCCCTCGGTCCACAAAATCTTGCCTTGGCGACAGCATCGTTAGATATTCCCCTTTTGCACGTGTCGACTGATTATGTGTTCGATGGAACACAGGAGTTCCCCTACCATGAGTTTGATCGACCAAACCCCACCTCGGTTTACGGAAAGAGCAAATTGGCGGGCGAAGAGATCGTTCGCGCCACGACCCAACGGCATTTTATCGTAAGAACAGCATGGCTTTATCACACAAGAGGACAAAACTTTCCGAAGACCATCTATGGGTTGGCGCAGCAATCCCAGGTGCGTGTCGTCAGCGATCAATGGGGGTCTCCCACCTATGCTCCACATCTGGCAAGAGCGATCAATACCTTACTTGATACAGAGGCCTACGGGACGTTTCATTTAGCTGGTTCGGGAGGAACGAGTTGGTATGGATTTACCCAGGAACTGTTTCAACGACTAGGTGTTCAGGCAGAGGTGAGCCCAGTCGTGACGACTGAATTCCCAAGGCCTGCCCCACGACCAGCTTATGCGATTTTAACGACATTACAGGACCCTTCGATCATCTTGCCTCCTTGGCAGGAGGGGGTCGCCGAATTCGCGAAAGCATTCGGAAACAATAGGAGTCTGACAACGATTTGA
- the rfbC gene encoding dTDP-4-dehydrorhamnose 3,5-epimerase yields the protein MKILETELPGVLLIEPDVHRDGRGFFLETYHDKKYREAGLCENFVQDNYSRSGHHTLRGLHAQVAYPQGKLIRASQGEVFDVAVDIRRGSPTFAQWIGVILSGDNFKQLYIPPGFAHGFCVLSEMADLEYKCTQVYHPNDEIVISWKDPDINIAWPVTHPLVSEKDDRARSLRVEHERLPIYERTCA from the coding sequence GTGAAAATTCTGGAAACCGAATTGCCCGGGGTTTTACTCATCGAACCTGACGTGCACCGCGATGGAAGAGGGTTTTTCTTGGAAACGTATCATGACAAGAAATACCGGGAGGCTGGATTGTGTGAAAACTTTGTCCAGGATAACTATTCGCGTTCCGGACACCATACATTACGTGGCCTTCATGCCCAGGTGGCCTATCCACAGGGAAAACTCATTCGCGCGAGCCAAGGAGAGGTCTTCGATGTCGCGGTGGATATTCGGCGTGGCTCTCCGACGTTCGCGCAATGGATCGGAGTCATTCTTTCCGGGGATAATTTCAAGCAGCTGTACATTCCTCCAGGATTCGCCCATGGGTTTTGCGTGTTGAGTGAAATGGCTGATTTGGAATATAAATGTACACAGGTCTATCATCCAAATGATGAAATCGTGATTTCCTGGAAAGATCCTGATATTAACATCGCCTGGCCCGTCACCCATCCTCTTGTGTCAGAAAAAGACGATCGTGCTCGTAGCTTACGGGTCGAACACGAGCGGTTGCCGATCTACGAGAGAACCTGTGCATGA
- a CDS encoding DUF3365 domain-containing protein: MKLTTLWKIGLGAFGSCLLITGLITVSFGGKDSSHPGISPEKVADIIHSIIEADRTVYTTHVVNRMQDQGIVSAEEHWEQQKALVLPAQFLQLAGRLVAEKGSGVRYRLISLWPIYRRNGPATEFERQGLQAIQENPNTPYRGIVTSGKKQYFQAIYPDKAVTKACVDCHNTHPLSPKRNFTLNSVLGGIVITIPLDP; encoded by the coding sequence GTGAAATTGACCACTCTGTGGAAGATCGGGTTAGGGGCGTTCGGCAGTTGTCTCCTCATCACCGGCTTGATCACAGTCTCATTTGGCGGAAAGGATTCATCTCACCCAGGAATCTCTCCCGAAAAAGTCGCCGATATCATCCATTCAATCATCGAGGCCGATCGTACGGTGTACACCACGCATGTCGTCAATAGAATGCAGGATCAAGGGATCGTCTCTGCCGAGGAACACTGGGAGCAACAAAAGGCCTTAGTGCTCCCGGCTCAGTTTCTGCAACTTGCCGGCCGTTTAGTCGCGGAAAAGGGAAGTGGCGTGCGTTATCGGCTCATTAGCCTCTGGCCTATCTATCGGCGCAATGGTCCAGCCACCGAGTTCGAACGTCAAGGACTCCAAGCCATTCAAGAGAACCCGAACACCCCGTACAGAGGTATCGTCACAAGCGGGAAAAAGCAGTATTTTCAGGCAATTTATCCGGATAAGGCCGTGACCAAAGCTTGTGTCGATTGCCATAATACCCATCCCCTGAGTCCTAAGCGAAACTTTACATTGAATAGCGTCCTGGGAGGCATCGTCATCACGATTCCTCTTGACCCCTAA
- a CDS encoding ATP-binding protein has translation MNTDNRTTIVILGAGKGGTALLELFTRLPGVEVVGIADQDASAPALHYAKRLNIPTTQDPFSLIRNPNIHLIVNVTGDPQIDHLVATQKSPETEALGGAASKVLWDLVQHESQMQAQLFQAEKLAGMGTFASGIAHDINNPLYILLAFAEHIQEETDLSIIHEQAASIIDAGKRIQKICQNLTQYSRTAKPRDAIPIMVSTTMDEALKIAQFATFLQDLTVIRNYEEHLHVLANPDELFQVFVNLMTNAIHAMEGKGTLSLSSWHGQNRGNIAITDTGCGIPEENLNKIFEPFFTTKAVGSGTGLGLYNVAGIIKKYGGHLSVESKVGAGTTFVIDLPLG, from the coding sequence ATGAACACCGATAATCGCACGACAATCGTTATTTTAGGAGCTGGCAAAGGGGGCACCGCTCTCCTAGAACTCTTCACTCGACTGCCTGGAGTGGAGGTCGTCGGCATTGCGGATCAAGACGCTTCAGCGCCTGCACTTCATTACGCCAAACGCCTGAACATTCCGACGACTCAAGACCCTTTCTCGCTCATCCGGAACCCAAACATCCATTTGATCGTCAACGTGACGGGAGATCCTCAAATCGATCATCTCGTGGCCACCCAGAAATCACCCGAGACAGAAGCATTAGGCGGGGCAGCCTCTAAGGTCTTATGGGATCTCGTTCAACACGAGTCTCAGATGCAGGCGCAATTGTTTCAGGCAGAAAAACTGGCCGGGATGGGCACCTTTGCCTCGGGTATCGCTCACGACATCAACAATCCCTTGTACATTCTCTTGGCCTTCGCCGAACACATTCAAGAGGAAACGGACCTCTCCATCATCCATGAGCAAGCGGCAAGCATTATCGACGCCGGCAAGCGAATTCAAAAAATTTGTCAGAATCTCACGCAGTATTCGAGAACGGCGAAACCCCGGGATGCCATCCCCATCATGGTCAGTACGACGATGGATGAGGCCTTAAAAATCGCTCAATTCGCCACATTTCTTCAAGATCTCACCGTCATCCGCAACTATGAAGAACACCTGCACGTCCTCGCAAATCCTGACGAGCTCTTTCAAGTCTTTGTCAATCTCATGACGAATGCCATCCATGCCATGGAAGGCAAAGGCACCCTCTCGCTGTCCTCCTGGCATGGACAGAACAGAGGGAACATAGCGATCACCGACACAGGCTGCGGCATTCCAGAAGAAAATCTCAACAAGATATTCGAACCATTTTTCACGACAAAGGCCGTAGGAAGCGGCACAGGACTGGGACTTTATAATGTTGCAGGAATTATCAAAAAGTATGGCGGACATCTTTCGGTCGAGAGCAAAGTAGGGGCAGGCACAACCTTTGTCATCGACCTTCCCCTTGGCTAA
- a CDS encoding PAS domain S-box protein, translating to MLSTSDREKRNGISLAFIFIMKHLVIKTTPSAPMDATPHSHERPAILLRTDTLTPSTEMIAQLQRADYHITTVQTECEVMALMRTTRYAAIILDIDGGKSQQASLLHAITQIDPFLPIIILITHPYTNDQTDLIKLGAFAVLSKPLQEQELTKTLDRVSTIGELRNVARHATRRLMVRAERYQSIMETARDAIILGDPEGHILSWNKAAKQMFGYTTTEVIGQPLTLLMPERYRQRHAQGLQKVNSHPRKQTTEKTYELHGLRKGGEEFPIELSLTCSPGSTEQFYCGVIRNISARRLAEMELLEHRRTLALDSDIGQALSRNQPLARLLQGCTEAMVRHLGAKFAHIWTLNQTTQVLELQASAGQSAHINGPHARIPVGQHIIGKIAETKQPLFSNTIRGDPSIPDQVWANRESFVAFAGYPLMRDQRLLGVMAMFSDQPLCTFAINSLDMIGHRITLVIEHAMLHNAHQRLSRHSEQILSSAGEGIYGLDRDCHITFINPAGARLLGYEADELIGRSVHTVIHHSKAGEKPTANECCPMCVIEKTGKSHQSDTEWFWRKDLSRFSAKYTSTPVWENQRLTGAITSFQDLTEQKRMAEQLLKETRLAEVTRALGDVAHDMKNMLMPVLSGATLIEEELREHFTNLPHRSPTETEATKNFAAEALSVVISNTRRLHNRVREIANTVKGSLTPPHFVHCRISEIVKNVIDSLHLCAREKGLTLETRELDSLPRIQADENRLFNALYNLVNNAIPETPPGGTITIAGESMTDSPAIKLTITDTGYGMLPEVRDSLFTEKAISRKAGGTGLGTKIVKDAIDDHGGTISVHSQQGVGTTFLITLPLTVPAPEIQAFEGPSVQEG from the coding sequence ATGCTAAGCACCAGTGATCGAGAAAAGAGAAATGGAATCAGTCTTGCTTTTATTTTCATCATGAAACATCTTGTCATAAAGACCACGCCATCCGCTCCCATGGATGCCACTCCACATTCTCACGAACGACCTGCGATATTGCTGCGCACTGATACTCTCACACCTTCGACAGAGATGATCGCTCAACTTCAACGTGCGGATTACCACATCACCACAGTTCAAACCGAATGCGAGGTGATGGCATTGATGCGAACGACACGTTACGCAGCCATCATCCTGGATATTGACGGGGGAAAATCCCAGCAAGCGTCCCTGCTTCATGCCATTACGCAAATAGATCCCTTCCTCCCAATTATCATTCTCATCACTCACCCTTACACCAATGACCAAACGGATCTCATCAAGCTTGGAGCGTTTGCCGTATTGAGCAAACCACTCCAAGAACAAGAACTCACCAAGACCCTCGACCGAGTTTCCACGATCGGAGAACTGAGGAACGTCGCCCGCCATGCGACGCGGAGGTTGATGGTTCGCGCGGAGCGTTACCAATCCATCATGGAAACGGCTCGTGATGCGATTATTCTCGGAGACCCGGAGGGCCATATTTTATCGTGGAATAAGGCCGCGAAACAGATGTTCGGGTACACCACGACGGAAGTCATTGGTCAACCACTCACACTCCTGATGCCTGAACGGTACCGTCAGAGACATGCCCAAGGGTTACAGAAAGTCAACTCGCATCCTCGCAAACAGACCACCGAAAAAACGTATGAACTGCATGGATTACGGAAAGGAGGAGAGGAATTTCCCATTGAACTGTCTCTGACGTGCTCACCAGGGTCAACGGAACAATTTTATTGTGGCGTCATCCGAAATATCTCCGCTCGCAGGCTGGCGGAAATGGAGCTTCTGGAACACCGCCGGACGTTAGCCTTGGACTCGGACATCGGACAGGCGCTGTCACGCAATCAACCTCTTGCACGGCTGCTACAAGGGTGCACAGAAGCCATGGTCCGGCATCTCGGCGCCAAGTTTGCGCACATATGGACTCTCAACCAAACGACTCAAGTCTTAGAACTTCAGGCCAGCGCCGGACAGTCGGCTCACATCAACGGCCCGCATGCCAGAATTCCCGTGGGACAACACATAATCGGAAAAATTGCCGAAACCAAACAACCTCTTTTCTCGAACACGATCAGAGGAGACCCCTCCATTCCAGACCAGGTATGGGCGAACCGTGAAAGTTTTGTCGCCTTCGCCGGCTATCCGTTGATGCGAGATCAACGATTGCTGGGCGTCATGGCCATGTTTTCTGACCAGCCCTTATGCACGTTTGCCATAAACAGCCTTGACATGATCGGCCACCGCATTACACTGGTCATCGAGCACGCAATGCTACACAACGCTCACCAGAGACTTTCTCGACACAGCGAACAAATCTTGTCTTCGGCTGGAGAAGGCATCTATGGCTTGGACCGCGATTGCCACATCACGTTCATCAACCCGGCCGGAGCGCGGCTTTTGGGTTATGAGGCTGATGAACTCATCGGACGTTCGGTCCATACCGTCATCCATCACTCGAAGGCCGGGGAAAAACCAACGGCGAATGAATGCTGCCCAATGTGCGTAATCGAGAAGACCGGAAAAAGCCATCAGAGCGACACCGAATGGTTCTGGCGCAAAGACCTCTCTCGTTTTTCCGCAAAATACACGAGCACACCCGTTTGGGAAAATCAACGCCTCACGGGAGCGATTACGAGCTTTCAAGACCTCACAGAGCAAAAGCGCATGGCCGAACAGCTCCTCAAAGAGACCAGACTGGCAGAAGTGACACGGGCCTTGGGAGACGTGGCTCATGACATGAAAAATATGCTCATGCCTGTCCTGAGTGGGGCCACGCTCATAGAGGAAGAGCTTCGAGAGCATTTTACAAACCTGCCACATCGCAGCCCGACAGAAACGGAAGCCACGAAGAATTTTGCGGCTGAGGCCCTCTCCGTCGTCATCAGCAACACGCGTCGACTTCATAATCGAGTACGTGAAATAGCCAATACGGTTAAAGGATCGCTGACCCCTCCTCACTTCGTTCACTGTAGGATTTCAGAAATCGTCAAAAACGTGATTGACTCTCTACATCTCTGCGCGAGAGAGAAAGGGCTCACGCTTGAGACCCGCGAGCTTGACTCTCTGCCACGGATTCAGGCGGACGAGAATCGACTCTTCAATGCGTTATATAACTTGGTCAATAATGCTATCCCTGAAACTCCCCCCGGTGGAACCATCACGATCGCCGGTGAATCCATGACGGATTCTCCCGCGATCAAGCTGACGATCACTGACACCGGATACGGCATGCTCCCTGAAGTTCGGGACAGCCTGTTCACCGAAAAGGCGATCAGTCGAAAAGCAGGAGGAACCGGGCTCGGAACGAAGATCGTCAAAGATGCCATTGATGATCATGGGGGAACCATCTCTGTCCATAGCCAACAGGGGGTCGGCACCACGTTTTTGATCACCCTGCCACTCACTGTCCCCGCCCCCGAGATACAGGCGTTCGAAGGGCCATCAGTCCAAGAAGGCTGA
- a CDS encoding undecaprenyl-diphosphate phosphatase gives MSYLEAIVLAVLQGLTEFLPVSSSGHLVLAQYWFGHVDETNLLFDIMLHCATVVAILVYFRNDWVTLARGLLNRPSTMMASSVFSGAEWRTVLMVVVASIPTAILGLTIQKIGMEVFSRPDIVGGLLMLTGVVLWVGRGKSHGRGIKEMKIVDAFIIGLVQGIAVLPGISRSGSTIAVGLLLGLDRELIVRFSLLISIPAILGATLLEMLKVMDHLHDPIGPYLVGMGVAAVVGYWSIGVILRLVKQDHFHLFSYYLWPVGMTILLWTYVL, from the coding sequence TTGAGTTATCTCGAGGCGATCGTGCTGGCCGTGCTTCAGGGACTGACGGAGTTCTTGCCGGTTTCTTCTTCCGGGCATCTTGTGCTCGCCCAGTATTGGTTCGGACATGTGGATGAAACGAACTTGTTGTTTGATATCATGTTGCACTGTGCCACGGTCGTGGCCATCTTGGTGTATTTTCGAAATGATTGGGTGACGCTTGCTCGCGGCTTACTCAATAGACCGTCGACGATGATGGCTTCGAGCGTTTTTTCGGGCGCCGAATGGCGAACGGTGCTGATGGTCGTTGTGGCATCGATTCCGACCGCGATTCTCGGGCTTACGATTCAAAAAATTGGCATGGAAGTTTTCTCTCGGCCTGATATTGTGGGCGGGCTCTTGATGCTCACGGGGGTGGTGTTATGGGTCGGACGTGGAAAGTCGCATGGGCGTGGAATCAAGGAAATGAAGATCGTTGATGCGTTCATAATCGGGCTTGTTCAGGGAATAGCCGTCCTTCCAGGCATCTCCCGATCGGGATCGACGATTGCCGTGGGCTTACTCCTCGGCCTTGACCGCGAACTGATCGTGAGATTTTCCTTACTCATTTCCATTCCAGCTATCCTGGGAGCCACGTTGCTGGAAATGTTGAAAGTCATGGATCATTTACACGATCCGATTGGACCGTATCTTGTCGGGATGGGGGTTGCCGCGGTCGTAGGGTATTGGTCGATTGGCGTCATTCTTCGTCTTGTCAAACAAGATCATTTTCATCTCTTCTCCTATTATCTCTGGCCTGTTGGGATGACGATTCTGCTTTGGACGTATGTTCTATAA